In a single window of the Falco rusticolus isolate bFalRus1 chromosome 13, bFalRus1.pri, whole genome shotgun sequence genome:
- the AHSG gene encoding alpha-2-HS-glycoprotein has protein sequence MKALVALILLVQLPVHKAIPAAPPAPLGCDDPESEAAAEVAVSYINAHSHHGYKFVLNRIENIRVLPQGLNNDIIFLELDLLETACHILSPTPLPNCTVRSFTEHAVEGDCDVKLQKLDGKLSVLASKCHSHADSSEDVLQLCPDCPLLASLNNTEVLTTVTAALSDHNSKTTDAYLRLLEIGRAKIQYHPAHTVSVEFAVAATNCSAKEAKDNVEACQLLPDDQSNFGFCTATMVTRPSQDLRVDCQLYGHQPGVTYSQAGQDTSAGLVPSVVQGFTNHNLRLSHNNPFASESSSSEFPSSVLSAKSVAKRAAAKVAQHDKVPHPVGFAPPLPPPCPGKIRHFKI, from the exons ATGAAGGCACTAGTAGCTTTAATATTGCTTGTTCAGCTTCCAGTTCACAAAGCTATACCAGcagctccccctgctccctTGGGCTGTGATGACCCAgaatcagaagcagcagctgaagtagCTGTGAGTTATATTAATGCCCACAGTCATCATGGATACAAGTTTGTCTTAAACAGAATTGAGAATATCCGCGTGCTACCCCAG ggGCTGAATAATGACATAATATTTCTTGAACTTGACTTGTTAGAGACCGCATGCCATATTCTCAGCCCTACGCCTCTTCCAAATTGCACAGTAAGGAGCTTCACAGAACAT gCAGTTGAGGGTGACTGTGATGTTAAACTGCAGAAGCTGGATGGAAAGTTATCTGTACTTGCCAGTAAATGCCACTCACATGCAG ACTCAAGTGAAGATGTTCTCCAGCTCTGTCCTGACTGCCCACTGCTGGCAAGTTTGAATAACACTGAGGTATTAACAACTGTTACAGCTGCACTCAGTGACCACAACAGCAAAACTACTGATGCTTACCTCAGACTGCTTGAGATCGGAAGAGCCAAAATCCAG TATCACCCAGCGCATACTGTCTCTGTTGAGTTTGCTGTGGCTGCCACTAACTGCTCAGCAAAAGAAGCTAAAGATAACGTGGAGGCTTGTCAACTGCTTCCTGACGACCAGTCT AATTTTGGTTTCTGCACAGCAACAATGGTAACACGCCCCTCACAGGACCTCAGAGTGGACTGCCAGCTCTACGGACATCAG cctggaGTTACCTACTCTCAAGCAGGTCAAGATACATCAGCAGGACTGGTGCCCAGTGTTGTACAAGGCTTCACAAACCATAACCTCAGGCTTTCCCACAATAACCCTTTTGCATCTGAATCCAGCTCTTCAGAATTTCCTTCTTCCGTGCTCTCAGCAAAATCTGTAGCAAAGAGAGCAGCTGCAAAGGTTGCTCAGCATGACAAAGTACCTCACCCAGTTGGCTTCGcgcctcctcttcctcctccttgccctggGAAGATTCGCCATTTCAAGATATAG
- the FETUB gene encoding fetuin-B, translating to MVLFISMLFGIQALCAWAASPPAREGPTALLSPTCDDTAVEEAADLALHQINADRKEGYILSLYRIFSVREQPQENTGSVFYLILDVVDTECHVRSKKLWKNCTARPAHTSVYGQCKAIIYINQARNTAHLNTYECTLQPVPPRYIWTLCPDCPVDDNPTEPRYLEAAVQSLAKFNEESEQTHYFSVLNVTRASMQWVVGPAYFVEFLIQETSCSKNDTTADISKCKPLSSELAQIGFCKGSVVNSRLEHEQFVTISCEIYSVQDPATEEGKQQDNKTPGKSSQNHQQAFPSEVNPFSPHVEKTVGWVKILPPSNEDTSFQNLPESQIEHKDGKPVPPRAVGSMPSLDREKTQTDKPDLTKPVTGPAVLPFPEELSLSDSCPGEAKKINSIIQPLLPKKPTKA from the exons atggttttatttatttcaatgctCTTTGGCATACAGGCGCTTTGCGCCTGGgctgcctctcctcctgccagagAAGGACCAACTGCATTGCTTTCCCCCACCTGTGATGACACTGCAGTAGAGGAGGCTGCAGATCTGGCTCTTCACCAGATCAATGCTGACCGAAAAGAGGGCTACATACTCAGTCTCTACCGAATTTTCAGTGTCCGAGAACAACCTCAG gaGAACACTGGTTCTGTCTTCTATCTCATCTTGGATGTAGTCGATACCGAATGCCATGTACGCAGCAAAAAGTTGTGGAAGAATTGTACAGCCAGACCTGCTCATACAAGt GTTTATGGTCAATGCAAAGCAATTATCTACATTAATCAGGCAAGAAATACTGCTCATCTGAATACTTATGAGTGCACTTTACAACCAG TTCCACCCAGATATATTTGGACGCTATGTCCTGACTGCCCAGTTGATGACAATCCAACTGAGCCCAGATATTTGGAGGCTGCTGTTCAAAGCCTTGCCAAGTTCAATGAAGAGAGTGAACAAACTCATTATTTCTCTGTCCTCAATGTCACAAGAGCTTCAATGCAG TGGGTCGTTGGTCCTGCATATTTTGTAGAGTTTTTAATTCAGGAGACATCCTGCTCCAAAAATGACACAACTGCTGACATCTCCAAGTGCAAGCCACTTTCTTCAGAACTAGCT caaaTAGGTTTCTGCAAAGGCTCTGTAGTAAACAGCCGCTTGGAACATGAACAGTTTGTCACAATATCCTGTGAAATCTACAGTGTGCAG GATCCTGCCACTGAAGAGGGGAAACAGCAAGATAATAAAACACCTGGAAAATCCAGCCAGAATCATCAACAAGCTTTCCCTTCAGAAGTCAATCCTTTCTCCCCACATGTAGAAAAAACGGTGGGCTGGGTTAAAATTCTACCCCCTTCAAATGAGGACACCTCTTTCCAAAACCTACCAGAAAGTCAAATTGAACATAAAGATGGAAAGCCAGTTCCACCCAGGGCTGTAGGATCTATGCCCAGTCTTGACAGAGAAAAGACTCAAACAGACAAACCAGACTTGACCAAACCAGTCACTGGACCAGCTGTTCTCCCTTTTCCTGAAGAACTTTCTCTATCAGACTCATGCCCAGGAGAAGCAAAGAAGATAAATTCCATTATCCAGCCTTTGCTGCCTAAAAAGCCTACCAAAGCCTAG